The Pygocentrus nattereri isolate fPygNat1 chromosome 2, fPygNat1.pri, whole genome shotgun sequence genome has a window encoding:
- the chst2a gene encoding carbohydrate sulfotransferase 2a — translation MKIKPYQLKFTPPWEKDVGFGRRHRIFTRKPTKIIANPGVVMKVLRRKKIFVFLAYFLLVALTMLNLANYRWTKEPQQCNHQSQSPRIQSRSDIQFLFTEPPPRTRQLVYVLTTWRSGSSFFGELFNQNPDVFFLYEPMWHIWQKLYPGDAISLQGAARDMLNALYRCDFSVFRLYTNPPGKNVSTLGIFGSTYNKVICSQPFCSSYRKDVVGMVDEKVCRKCPSQKIQLLEQECLKYNTVVIKGVRIFDVNVLAPLMEDPALNLKVIHLVRDPRAVANSRINSKHGLIRENMQVVHSRAPKAHHLPHVDQKTNKKEGSDYHAISALEVICEHMSKTLKTALYPPSWLKGKYMTVRYEDLVEKPIKTLRNVYNFINLTATRDMESFAMNMTSGNSSSYDPFMVSSRNATKAAYTWRTVLSYQQIRQVEEYCGQAMSMLGYLRVRTASEAKDLKKSLMTIPKV, via the coding sequence ATGAAAATCAAGCCATACCAGCTCAAGTTCACACCGCCTTGGGAGAAGGATGTGGGTTTTGGGAGGCGGCACAGAATTTTCACAAGAAAGCCCACCAAGATAATCGCCAACCCCGGTGTCGTGATGAAAGTGCTACGCCGCAAGAAGATCTTCGTCTTCCTCGCTTACTTTCTGCTTGTTGCTTTGACCATGCTGAATCTGGCCAACTACAGGTGGACCAAAGAACCGCAGCAGTGCAACCACCAATCACAGAGTCCCAGGATCCAAAGCAGATCGGACATCCAGTTCCTCTTCACGGAGCCACCACCAAGGACCAGGCAACTAGTGTACGTGCTGACCACCTGGCGGTCCGGCTCGTCCTTTTTCGGGGAGCTGTTCAACCAAAACCCAGATGTGTTCTTCTTGTACGAGCCCATGTGGCACATTTGGCAAAAGCTCTACCCAGGAGATGCCATTTCTCTCCAAGGAGCGGCCAGAGACATGCTCAACGCTCTCTACAGGTGTGATTTCTCCGTTTTCCGGCTGTACACCAACCCCCCAGGCAAAAATGTCAGCACCCTGGGTATCTTTGGGTCCACCTATAACAAAGTCATCTGTTCCCAACCTTTCTGCTCGTCCTACAGGAAAGATGTGGTGGGTATGGTGGATGAAAAAGTTTGCAGAAAGTGCCCCTCTCAAAAGATCCAACTTCTAGAGCAGGAATGCCTAAAATATAACACTGTCGTGATCAAGGGAGTGCGCATTTTTGACGTGAATGTCTTGGCTCCCTTAATGGAAGACCCCGCTCTCAATCTGAAAGTCATCCACTTGGTCCGGGACCCCCGAGCCGTGGCCAACTCTAGAATCAATTCCAAACACGGCCTGATTCGGGAGAACATGCAAGTGGTGCACAGCCGGGCCCCTAAGGCTCACCATTTGCCGCACGTGGACCAAAAAACGAACAAAAAAGAAGGTTCGGACTATCATGCCATCAGCGCCTTGGAGGTGATTTGTGAGCACATGtccaaaactttaaaaactgcCCTCTATCCCCCGAGCTGGCTCAAGGGGAAGTACATGACGGTGCGGTACGAGGACTTGGTGGAAAAGCCGATCAAGACCTTGAGGAACGTTTACAACTTCATTAACCTTACGGCCACTCGTGACATGGAATCCTTTGCCATGAACATGACTAGTGGCAACAGCTCCTCCTATGATCCCTTCATGGTTTCGTCCAGGAACGCCACCAAGGCCGCTTACACGTGGAGGACAGTGCTTTCCTACCAGCAGATCCGACAGGTGGAGGAATACTGCGGTCAAGCCATGTCCATGCTTGGGTACTTGCGTGTTCGCACAGCATCGGAGGCCAAGGACCTGAAAAAGTCTTTAATGACGATACCCAAGGTTTAA